A window of Argopecten irradians isolate NY chromosome 1, Ai_NY, whole genome shotgun sequence contains these coding sequences:
- the LOC138318160 gene encoding phospholipid scramblase 3-like — protein MEMFIESPVGQQLSSSRQMCYCCYPKFHVFDAYGKQMYDMNGPCCPWQGPGCTEDLEFPLSNPGGSDSGAMVTKIWDGMGRACCTNANTFGCHFPPGMDVQRKLSIFGSVFALDYVEFENNGDGGSGGS, from the exons ATGGAGATGTTCATAGAAAGTCCTGTGGGTCAACAACTGTCAAGTTCAAGACAAAT GTGTTACTGCTGCTACCCGAAGTTCCACGTGTTCGATGCGTATGGTAAACAGATGTATGACATGAATGGCCCGTGTTGTCCGTGGCAGGGACCCGGATGTACGGAGGATTTAGAATTCCCC TTGTCGAATCCAGGAGGCTCCGATTCGGGTGCCATGGTAACGAAGATCTGGGACGGAATGGGGAGAGCATGTTGTACTAATGCTAATACCTTTGGTTGTCACT TTCCACCTGGCATGGATGTCCAAAGAAAACTGTCAATTTTCGGATCCGTGTTTGCACTT gaTTACGTGGAATTCGAAAATAATGGTGACGGTGGCAGTGGTGGATCATAG
- the LOC138318145 gene encoding phospholipid scramblase 1-like — MEGIVMQQPISTGEKSVSAVDYLATLDFIKIRQKVDLAEVLTPWEVANRYEVSDANDRVFMRVTEESATCERQCCMPVQRALVLHVTDMQGQELAQIKKDFKCCAGGSWCANADCCAMEMTTESPVGRSISRVRQMFYCCFPKLHVFDGYDKQVFEITGPCCPCQGPGCYGDLEYPLSNPGGSASGAKVTKIWDGAARACCTYANTFGCHFPPNMDVQKKLSVFGSVFALDYLLFENNGEDGS; from the exons ATGGAGGGCATTGTTATGCAACAACCTATTA GTACTGGTGAAAAATCAGTTAGTGCTGTAGATTATTTGGCGACGTTAGATTTTATCAAGATCAGACAGAAGGTTGATTTAGCTGAAG TACTTACCCCATGGGAGGTAGCGAATCGGTACGAAGTCTCTGACGCCAACGATAGGGTCTTTATGAGGGTGACCGAAG AATCGGCAACGTGTGAAAGACAATGTTGCATGCCAGTACAAAGGGCTCTGGTGCTTCATGTAACAGACATGCAGGGACAG GAACTTGCTCAGATAAAGAAGGACTTCAAGTGTTGTGCCGGAGGAAGCTGGTGTGCTAACGCTGACTGCTGTGCGATGGAGATGACCACGGAGAGCCCTGTgggtagaagcatttcacgtgTGCGACAAAT GTTCTACTGCTGTTTCCCGAAACTCCACGTGTTTGATGGCTACGATAAGCAAGTGTTTGAAATCACTGGGCCATGCTGTCCTTGTCAGGGACCCGGGTGTTATGGGGACTTGGAATATCCG TTGTCAAATCCTGGAGGCTCGGCTTCCGGAGCAAAGGTAACAAAGATTTGGGATGGAGCCGCCAGGGCGTGCTGTACCTATGCCAACACATTTGGTTGTCATT TtccaccaaatatggatgttcAAAAGAAGCTTTCCGTTTTCGGATCTGTATTTGCTCTG GATTACTTGTTATTTGAGAACAACGGAGAAGACGGATCTTAA